The stretch of DNA ATATTGATTATGAAATGAGCCAAGCTGTATTATTGGCTAATCTAATTTTTAATAATAACAAAGATAATGGTGATGTATTAAAACCAATTCGAGATGAATTAGGAATTTTAAATGTTGCTAGATTTAGAATGAATCTTAGACCCCATAGATTAGAGGAGAATAAAAAATATAGAATATTAGATCAAGTGTACAGTAAAGAAAATGAACAGGAGGATAGAATTATAAATAAATTCAAAAATTGTTCTACTTGTTATTTTGAATCAGAGGATCATTTGGTTTTAGATTTTTGGATTAATGAAGCAACAAAAGATGCTTTTTGTGATAATTTTGATGGGATTTTTGATTTATTTCAAGCCTTTCAGCTTCTCTATACTTTAAATTATCGTGCATTGTCTCCTTCTATTAAAACTGATGTTTACCAATCAAAGGGGTATTATACTGATGGTAAAATTCCTGAGCCATCCCCTTATGAACAAGCATTTCATTTTTTAGATTACTATATTGAAAAAGAAATAAAAGAAACAGGTGAGGTTATAAATCTCTTATTGAAAAACTTATCTGATGGAGAGCAGCAGTTTCTTCATAGTCTTGGTATTTGTTTAATGTTAAAAAATAGAAATGCACTATTATTATTAGATGAGCCAGAAACTCACTTTAACCCTGATTGGAGGTCAAAATTCATAAGGACTTTAAAACTCAGTTTAGAGAAAAGCAATAGTAATAATTTGATGCGTGATATTATTATTACATCTCATTCGCCGTTTATTATATCGGACTGTTTACCTGATAATGTTTTTATTTTTAAAAGAAATAAAGAAGATGAATATAAAGTAATTTGCGAAAGACCTGATTTTAATACTTATGGTACTTCGATTGATATAATAATGGAGCAAATTTTTAAAAAAAGAGCAACTATTGGTGATTTGTCGAAAAGTGAGTTAGTTTATGATATAGATAGTATTTCTGATATTGAAGAAATAAAAAAAATAAAAAAGGAAGTTTCTTCTAGAATGGGAGACTCTCTTGAAAAAGTTTTTTTGTATGATAGGCTAAATAGAAAAGAACGACAATTAAAAAAGGATCAAAATGCTTAGAACCTTCCAACTAATAGACCACCCTATTCAAAACTTACACGAATTAGTTCAACACCTAGTATGTGAGGTTTGGTGTAAGGCAGATGAAAATGGATATGAAAATAAAATTCATATTGATTTTAAACCTATTGTTGATGCTTATGATTGGTTAGAAAATGAGATTAAAGATATATATGAAATTTGTAAAAATATTGATAATCTTCAAGCTATTTCAGATGCATTTGTTATAAATAATAAAATTGAAGAACTTTGTGAGGGACAGATTCAACCTGTATATTTAGATGCTTTACCTGATGTTGTTGAAAAAAGAATGAAGCCTCTTTTTGTGAAGTTCTATAATGAACTATTAGAGAGAGCAAAAGTCTACCATACTTATGGTACTAAGAAAGACTATTTTAACGAAATCTATAAAAAAAACCCTTACTCAACTTGTCCTTGTTGTGGGTATCATATAATGAAATCAAATAGGAGTAAGGGACGAGAAGCATTTGACCACTATTTACCCAAAAAATTATACCCTTTTGCAAGTATTAATTTTTTAAACCTAATTCCTCTGTGTTATGAATGTAATTCAACTTATAAGGGAGAAACTGATACTATTGAGAATGGTAGAAAAGCATTTTATCCCTTTAGTATAGATAAAACAGAAATAGCAATTTCTATGGTTTTGTCAAAAGGAATTGATTTTGACAATTTGGAAGAAAATGATATTGATATTTCTTTTACTTCACCTCATCAAGAAAAGGTGGATACATGGAATGAACTTTTTGGTATGTCTGATAGGTATTTTGAAAAGATTGAACAATTCAGTTTTTCTTTTTTGAACAGACTTTTGGGAAGACTTAGAAAAAGAAGAAAAGATAATCCAGAATTGAAATTTAAGGATATTCTAACGGATACTATTGACGATTATAGGAATGACCCTTTTTTAGAATTTCATTATTTAAAAATCCCTTTGATGAATTCAATATTGAGTGATGGTATACTTGCCAAATCTTATGATGAAGCTGGGTGAAAACTTGAAAATAAAAGAATTCAAGAGGTATTTATTTCTTAGTAAAAGAAAATAATTTAAAACCTAGTTTGATAGAATGAACATTCTGCAAAACATCATAATCATAACCAATCGCCCAACCTTTAGCAGAAACAAACTGCAAACCAAGAGTAACACTAGAAAATTGATTGACATTACCACCACCACCACCAGTTAGCAGCAAGGTACTAACTGGCATTGGATAAGGCTTAGAAATTTCAACGGTTTTAGTAATCAGTTTAGGTACTTTCAATTTATAATCCAAAGGATTATTCAATAGCTGCCCTTTTATGGTAGATTCATAATAGAGCGTCAAATTTTCATCACTAATACTATCTTGATAAAGTCTTGCCTTTTCATGCTTAGACGTGTCAATTTTAGCCGTTAGAACGGTTTGTAGACTTCCCCTAAGCAGCAACCGTTAGTTAAAAGAAAAAACCTTATCTTTGACCTCTACCCCAAAAGTGATCTACTCCCAAATTTCAAAAAAGGGCATAGCCCTCATAAATTAGATTATTGGTAGGCAAAATGAAGTCTGTTATTCTACTCATTAATTTTATTTTTCTAAAAGATAGAGTGTAAAGTTATTATATTAGAGTGAACAACAACAATATCATTGATCACAATAAGCATTGACGGGTTTTATGATAGCCAATCAATTGCCATAAAAAGAGCAACCCTATATGAGAGTTTGGGCAACATCAGACCTACACATTGACTATAAAGAAAACTTAGATTGGTTTTTACAACTCTCAGAAATGGATTATCAGCAAGACATATTAGTTATTGCAGGAGATATTACCCATGATTTAAAAGAAGTTCAGAAACTATTTGAATCCTTGGTACCCAAGTTTTTTAAGGTGTTATTTGTGCCAGGCAATCACGATGTGTGGCTCAAAGCAAAAGGAGAGGAGGATTCTTTTAAAAAATTCTATCAATTGTTAGCATTGGCAAACGCAACGGGAGTTCAGACAAGACCTTTTGTGAGTCCTGCTTTAAGTATTGTACCCATATTTGCTTGGTATGATTTTTCTTTTGGGCAACCTTCTGCGGCAATCCGACGAGCTTGGGTTGATTTTAAGGCTTGTAAATGGATGATGGAGGAAGAGGCATTGACCGATTATTTTTTACAAATGAATGAACCCTTTTTGCAACAAAAAAGCAAAGAAATTATCTCTTTCTCTCACTTCTTACCTAGAGCCTCATTAATCCCTTCTAATGTCCCAAAGCTCGTCAAATCTTTACTGCCTGTTTTTGGCTCTAGCAGAATTGAAGAACAGCTAAAACGATTAAAGACAGATTTACACATTTATGGGCACAGCCATCTTAATAGAAGTGTTCAAAAAGATGGAATTTGGTACCTAAACAATGCCTTTGGTTACCCCCATGAAGCACATATTTGCCGTAAAAAGCTCCTAGCCGTTTATGAAAATGGAACGGTAGTAAGGGGAATAAAACAATGGCCAGTTGGTCCTAAAGAATCGGATTAATGATGTTTTAGGAGAGTAATGCTATCCTTTTTTCCTATTTATCTCTGACGGTACCAACGAAAGAATCCATACCCCAATAACACAACCAATAAAGCAAGCCCACTCATCATCATCATGCCCATCTCTTTGAACGTTTTACCTGATTTTGCGACTAACTCTAGCGCTTCGACATCTCCAGTTTGAACAAATGCAGCCCAAAAAGCTGGATGTAAAGCGGCTTTATTATGTTGGTCTGATAAATAATCTAATTTAGCGGCTCTTAATGCTTTTTCTTTGGTCCAGCCCTTGGCAATATTAACATAAAAATTCTTCATAATTTGGCTGGTCGAAAAATCATTGACCTGCCATAAACTCATCAGAATAGAAGATGCGCCAGCATAAGAAAAAGAGTGCGCTAAGGACATTACCCCTTCGCCTTGTTGAAACTTTCCATAGCCTGTTTCACAAGCAGATAAAACCACCAAATCTGCGTTTAAATCCAGTTGTGCAATTTCATAGGCACGTAAAAAATTATCTTCTACCGTGGAACTATCTTCAGAAAAAACTAAGCTAGATAGGATTGGGTTTTTGTTGTCCAAAACTCCATGCATAGCCAAGTGGATAATACCATAATCAGCGGCATTCTTTTTAAAATTACGCTCGCTTGCTGTCAACCCATTATGAAATTCTCCAAATAAATACTGTTGCATGAGCTCTACCTCTTTTTGTGCGCCTGGTAAGGGTTGCAGACCTTCTCGAACGATTCCAATATTTCCGCTGCGTTGATGGCTGAATGAATTGGCTGAAACTTTAGGGTATTCAGCCGCAAAGGCAAGAACTCCACGTTTGGGGACATTACGACTTTGTTGACGCTGTTCTTGTCCCATTAAGATCGTCGCAGAATAACTGTAGCTAATTGGATATTCTTTTAATAAATAAGGATAATTGGCAAAATCCAATGCTTTTTGAGGGGCAGTGGTCAAAAACGTTTCAAAAGGTAAGTGGCCTAAATTTTGGTCGGGAACAATAATAAGATGTTGCCCTTTTGTAGTTTTTGCCAACAATGGTTTTACAAAGGTGGTATAAAAATAACTAGCCGAATTTCTAAACAAAGAATCTGCTTGGACGGAATTTTTGGTAATAAAACGATAATTGGTTAGTGTTTTTCTAAGGTTGAGGGTGTGCTGATTAAATGCTGTGGGATTAAAATTTAAGGGAACAATATCTAAGGTGTTTTTCGTAACGACAAAGGCATAGTGAAATTCTAAGCCTAAAGCGTATTCAATTAAAACCTTATTATCTTTAGCTAGGAAATTTTGAACACTTTCTAAATTACTCAATGCAATGCTATAACGATGTTGATAATAATCGGGATAATCCTTTTGTAAAGATTCTTTAAATTGCTCGATCTTAATGTTTAAATCATTAATCTCTTGTTGAATTTGATTCTGTTCTTCCTTTGTTGCTGCCTCTATTTGACGTTTTTGTAAGTTTTTGAGCGTTGCTTTATAGTTTTTTTCTTTTGTTAGAATCCCTGTTGGCAAATCTAGGAGCTTTTGATTTTCTTTAGAACGCAAGGCATTGACCAATAGGGTTGATTTACTGCGTTCGGAAAAAAAGAAAGCATCTTCAATGTACTGTTTGTCCTTGGTGTGTTGGTGTAATTCATAAGCATAATAGATACTTCGATCAAAAAGAACGGCTGCACCTAGACGAAATAGAATTAATTTATTGGCTTCGGACAA from Aureispira anguillae encodes:
- a CDS encoding restriction system-associated AAA family ATPase, translated to MKLKSLKIQSKFRSLSASFEIDFRYPFEEGISEDELNRFHPFCFAGLNGSGKSNVLEALANIFYYIEGCVNVNQPDNFCDVFSYEESMPNAFDLEYFIVPKFGDDYIKNHDYVIERLNKVILSKKEGEIVRMFIQPYPFSDDKTIEEQRVKPTDAEIRDRRSAPAKAFLPNLVIAYSSGENEILSIPFLKTRLLQYDEYKEHLLKNYEYNKPESSLIYIDYEMSQAVLLANLIFNNNKDNGDVLKPIRDELGILNVARFRMNLRPHRLEENKKYRILDQVYSKENEQEDRIINKFKNCSTCYFESEDHLVLDFWINEATKDAFCDNFDGIFDLFQAFQLLYTLNYRALSPSIKTDVYQSKGYYTDGKIPEPSPYEQAFHFLDYYIEKEIKETGEVINLLLKNLSDGEQQFLHSLGICLMLKNRNALLLLDEPETHFNPDWRSKFIRTLKLSLEKSNSNNLMRDIIITSHSPFIISDCLPDNVFIFKRNKEDEYKVICERPDFNTYGTSIDIIMEQIFKKRATIGDLSKSELVYDIDSISDIEEIKKIKKEVSSRMGDSLEKVFLYDRLNRKERQLKKDQNA
- a CDS encoding metallophosphoesterase, whose translation is MRVWATSDLHIDYKENLDWFLQLSEMDYQQDILVIAGDITHDLKEVQKLFESLVPKFFKVLFVPGNHDVWLKAKGEEDSFKKFYQLLALANATGVQTRPFVSPALSIVPIFAWYDFSFGQPSAAIRRAWVDFKACKWMMEEEALTDYFLQMNEPFLQQKSKEIISFSHFLPRASLIPSNVPKLVKSLLPVFGSSRIEEQLKRLKTDLHIYGHSHLNRSVQKDGIWYLNNAFGYPHEAHICRKKLLAVYENGTVVRGIKQWPVGPKESD
- a CDS encoding CHAT domain-containing protein; the protein is MKHLYLLFILFYAFPLSAQDMLNFPKEYSKSLSATPLDVCLRQSSETLEHLNDKDISQAHQLSLYGQQLLHLGQHEYAKEVFEKVLEINNQAYGKSDIRYVKALLDLANAYMLLIRYNEAAGMYEEALTTVKKTLGIQSPEYLETLNESGFVYTRVQNWNKGISMYKEGLRIIKKQHKTNTIYHAIILNNLGVCIKNNYNYKAAIKNYEAALKIAQQSPRLAISIAANLAECYALVERKKEAKDLLLQYTPIAKKIISTKDLTFARVWMQYGVAYTALNDFDGAKEAFTNAFLANSLTFTSLSSIPDQADDLMFKNDFLATCGQAGIMMYSIEMYKRLYEATNDVTALKDGYKIVKAMTKYGEKLMSSYLSEANKLILFRLGAAVLFDRSIYYAYELHQHTKDKQYIEDAFFFSERSKSTLLVNALRSKENQKLLDLPTGILTKEKNYKATLKNLQKRQIEAATKEEQNQIQQEINDLNIKIEQFKESLQKDYPDYYQHRYSIALSNLESVQNFLAKDNKVLIEYALGLEFHYAFVVTKNTLDIVPLNFNPTAFNQHTLNLRKTLTNYRFITKNSVQADSLFRNSASYFYTTFVKPLLAKTTKGQHLIIVPDQNLGHLPFETFLTTAPQKALDFANYPYLLKEYPISYSYSATILMGQEQRQQSRNVPKRGVLAFAAEYPKVSANSFSHQRSGNIGIVREGLQPLPGAQKEVELMQQYLFGEFHNGLTASERNFKKNAADYGIIHLAMHGVLDNKNPILSSLVFSEDSSTVEDNFLRAYEIAQLDLNADLVVLSACETGYGKFQQGEGVMSLAHSFSYAGASSILMSLWQVNDFSTSQIMKNFYVNIAKGWTKEKALRAAKLDYLSDQHNKAALHPAFWAAFVQTGDVEALELVAKSGKTFKEMGMMMMSGLALLVVLLGYGFFRWYRQR